The genomic DNA CAGAAGCCCGCAGAGGCCCCCCATGGCAATCCGAAACCCGGCCGACATCCGCAACATCGTCCTCACGGGGCATGGCGGGTGCGGCAAGACGACACTGGTCGAGCGGCTGCTCTTCGCGGCGGGTGTCGTGAAGCGCATGGGCACGGTCGAAGAGGGGAACACGGTCTCTGACTGGACCGATGAAGAGAAGCACCACAAGCACTCCCTCCAGCCCACGCTCGTCCACTTCGAGCACGACGGGCACTACGTCAACGTGATCGACACGCCGGGGCTCGCCGACTTTCTCGGGCACGCCGTCGCCTGCTTCCCCGCCGTCGAGACGGTGGTGGTCTGCGTCGATGCAGCACGGGGCATCGAGCCCACGACGCGCCGGCTGATGCAGATTGCCGAAGAGCGCAACCTGCCCCGCATGATCGTGGTCACGAAGATCGACCACGCGGACATCGATCTCGAGACGCTGACGCAGAACATCCGCGAGACGTTCGGCTCTGTGTGCCTGCCGGTGAATCTGCCGACCGGGAACGGCGCGGACGTGATCAACGTCTTCGAGCACGACGGGAACGACGCCGCGGGAGACACGACCGACTTCTCCTCTGTCCACGAGGCGCACAAGCAGATCGTGGAGCAGGTGATCGAGGTCGATGAAGAGCTGACGCTGCAGTATCTGGAGAAGGGCGAGGGCTTCGATCCCGACAAGCTGCACGACGCGTTCGAGAAGGCCCTGCGCGAGGCCCACCTCATCCCGATCTGCTTCTGCTCGGCCCGGACGGGCGCGGGCGCCGCGGACCTCATGCACGTCATCGCTTCGCTGCTGCCGAGCCCACTCGAGGGCAACCCGCGGACGTTCCTGCTGCGCGAGGCCGAGGACTCCGCCGAGCGTGCGTACCACCCGCGTCCCGATGCCAACGCGCCGCTGCTGGCCCATATCTTCAAGGTGTCGTCGGATAAGCATGTCGGCAAGCTCGGGATCTTCAGGGTCCACCAGGGCACCCTGAAGGCAAAGAGCGAGTTGTTCATCGATGCGGACAAGAAGCCGATCCGCATTGGCCACGTGATGCAGCGCCAGGGCAAGGACGCGTCGGAGGTCGAGGCGGTTGGACCCGGGGATCTGGGCATGGTCGCAAAGATCGAGGAGGTCCGCTTCAACGCTGTGCTGCACGACACGCACGAGCTGGACCACATCCGCCTGAAGCCGCTTCCACTGCCGCGCCCGATGTACGGGCTGGCGGTCGAGCTCAAGAACCACGCGGATGAGGCGAAGTTCTCTGCTGCGATCGCGAAACTCACGGCCGAGGATCCTTCGCTCGTCTGCGACCGGATCGCGGCGACGCACCAGACAGTGCTGCGCGGGCTTGGAGAGTTGCACCTGCGCGTGGTGCTCGAGAAACTGCACCAGGGGTACGGCGTGGTGGTGACGACGTCGACGCCGAAGGTCGCGTACAAGGAGACCATCGGCGCGAGGGCCGACGGCCACTGTCGCCACAAGAAGCAGACGGGCGGCAGCGGGCAGTTCGGGGAGGTCTACCTGCGCGTTGAGCCGCTGCCGGCGGACCACCCGGAGGGGTTCGAGTTTGCGTCGGAGGTCGTGGGCGGCACGGTGCCCCGGCAGTATTGGCCGGCGGTCGAGAAGGGCGTGCGCCAGGTGCTGGCGGGCGGCGCGGTGGCCGGATATCCGATGACGGGCATCCGCTGCGTGCTGTACGACGGCAAGTACCACGATGTGGACTCGAAGGAGATCGCGTTCATCACCGCGGGAAAGAAGGCGTTTATCGAGGCGGTCGGCAAGGCCAAGCCCAAGCTGCTGGAGCCGTATGCCAAGGTCGAGATCACAGTCCCCTCGAAGTACATGGGCGACATCGCGGGCCACCTCTCGACGAAGCGTGGACGCGTGCAGGACACGCAGATGACGTCTGGCGACATCTGCATCGTGACGGCTGTTGCGCCGCTCGGCGAACTCCAGAACTACTCGAACGAACTCAAGTCCATGACCGCGGGGAGCGGCACTTACGCGATGGAATACAGCCACGACGAGGCGACGCCGGGGAACATCCAGCAGCAACTGGTCGCGGCGTTCAAGCCCCAGCATGAAGAGGACTGACATCGTCACCAAGCCGGAACCGCGACAACTCTGTTCTGTCCGCATCAATGGCTGCTGACACGCCGGGAGCGATGCGCGTGGTGGTAGTGCCGCGCGATGTCGCGATCGGGGCTTTCATTTGGATGCCGGTGCGGCTCGGCGCGCGTTACTTCATCAATTCGCTCATGGGCGGCTGCGCGTTGACGTAGCGGGTGTGCACGTCGATGTAGTGCTTCTTGTAGATCGCGTCGATCTTCTCGGTTGAGAGGAACTTTGCGACGAAGCCGGGGCGGGCGGGCTCGATGCAGGACGCCGCGGCTTTGATCAGGTGGGTGATGAGCGTGCGTGGGTCTTCGGTGCCGACCGCGACGCGCGTCGTGGTGAGCGAGATGCCCGCGTCCTTCAGGGCCTGGGCCGACATCTCCGAGTGGCTCGTGATCGCAGGACAGAGGACAACGGTGTTGGGCTGGCCGAGTGAGACCTGGTGGCCGAAGACGGGGTCGAGCATGTCGAAGAATCGTTTGAAGGCCTCGCGGTCGAGGGCAGGTACATCTCCCTTTCCTTCGAAGTCGAAGGTGAAGAGTGGCGGCGGGAACCCCATGTGCATGCACTTCTCTCGGATCGCCGAATTCTCGTCTCCAGGCGCGGCACAACACTTGACGTTGATGTCGGGGTGTGAGCCGAGCACCTCCGCCAGCGTAAGCGTGTTCGCGACCTTCTGGAGCAGACGGATTTCGAGCGTGTGGATCCCGTTGAGAACCTCGAACGCCTTGTCGGCGTCCAGGAACGCCCCCTTGACGTAGTAGACGTTCCAGAAGAGGGTCTCGTCCCACGAGTAGGTGCGGGGCTTGCCGTCAGGGCCGGTGCCCTGCGCGGACTCGTGCTTGCCCATGAACATGCGCTCGTTGCGCCCGATCACGCAGCCCGCGGTCGTTCCACCGTGGCCCGCGAGGTCTTTCGTGTATGAGTGGATGATGAAGTCGGGGCGCTCCATCGGGTCTTGCCTGCGCAGCGGCCTGTGCAGGAAGGGCGTGCC from Phycisphaeraceae bacterium includes the following:
- a CDS encoding elongation factor G, which produces MAIRNPADIRNIVLTGHGGCGKTTLVERLLFAAGVVKRMGTVEEGNTVSDWTDEEKHHKHSLQPTLVHFEHDGHYVNVIDTPGLADFLGHAVACFPAVETVVVCVDAARGIEPTTRRLMQIAEERNLPRMIVVTKIDHADIDLETLTQNIRETFGSVCLPVNLPTGNGADVINVFEHDGNDAAGDTTDFSSVHEAHKQIVEQVIEVDEELTLQYLEKGEGFDPDKLHDAFEKALREAHLIPICFCSARTGAGAADLMHVIASLLPSPLEGNPRTFLLREAEDSAERAYHPRPDANAPLLAHIFKVSSDKHVGKLGIFRVHQGTLKAKSELFIDADKKPIRIGHVMQRQGKDASEVEAVGPGDLGMVAKIEEVRFNAVLHDTHELDHIRLKPLPLPRPMYGLAVELKNHADEAKFSAAIAKLTAEDPSLVCDRIAATHQTVLRGLGELHLRVVLEKLHQGYGVVVTTSTPKVAYKETIGARADGHCRHKKQTGGSGQFGEVYLRVEPLPADHPEGFEFASEVVGGTVPRQYWPAVEKGVRQVLAGGAVAGYPMTGIRCVLYDGKYHDVDSKEIAFITAGKKAFIEAVGKAKPKLLEPYAKVEITVPSKYMGDIAGHLSTKRGRVQDTQMTSGDICIVTAVAPLGELQNYSNELKSMTAGSGTYAMEYSHDEATPGNIQQQLVAAFKPQHEED